Proteins from a genomic interval of Lycium ferocissimum isolate CSIRO_LF1 chromosome 2, AGI_CSIRO_Lferr_CH_V1, whole genome shotgun sequence:
- the LOC132041534 gene encoding BURP domain-containing protein 17-like gives MELHHHYFFILLSLAFIASHAANLSPEVYWKVKLPNTPMPRPIKDALHYSALTEGDVPKLRQPYGVGSSSSHRGDVGVGSWYNSATKKDVNENLPVTPYFFETDLHQGKKMNLPSLKNYNPAPILPRKVADSIPFSSDKIEEILNHFSIDKDSEGAKLIKKTLKMCEEPAGNGEVKYCATSLESMVDFASSYLGTNNIVAISTVVENETPEVQAYTIEEVKEKANGKGVICHKVAYPYAIHYCHSVGSTRTFMVSMVGSDGTKVNAVSECHEDTAPMNPKALPFQLLNVKPGDKPICHFILDDQIALVPSQDATQVAEN, from the exons ATGGAGTTGCATCACCATTACTTCTTCATACTTCTTTCT CTTGCTTTTATAGCAAGTCATGCAGCTAATTTATCTCCTGAGGTGTATTGGAAAGTCAAGCTACCCAACACTCCTATGCCCAGACCCATTAAGGATGCTCTACACTATTCTG CACTCACCGAGGGCGATGTTCCAAAATTACGCCAACCATATGGAGTGGGTTCATCAAGCAGCCACAGAGGCGATGTGGGAGTGGGTTCGTGGTATAATAGTGCTACAAAGAAAGATGTTAATGAAAACCTCCCAGTCACCCCTTACTTTTTTGAAACAGATTTACATCAAGGGAAAAAGATGAATCTTCCATCTCTCAAAAATTATAATCCAGCTCCCATTTTGCCTCGCAAAGTTGCAGATTCCATCCCCTTCTCATCAgacaaaattgaagaaattctaAATCACTTTTCCATTGATAAGGACTCAGAGGGGGCTAAACTGATCAAGAAAACTCTCAAAATGTGTGAGGAGCCTGCGGGTAACGGAGAGGTGAAATATTGTGCCACTTCTTTGGAATCAATGGTTGATTTCGCCTCATCTTACTTGGGAACAAACAATATTGTAGCAATTTCCACTGTAGTAGAGAATGAAACTCCAGAGGTGCAAGCATATACCATCGAAGAAGTGAAGGAGAAAGCAAATGGCAAAGGTGTGATATGCCACAAAGTGGCTTACCCGTATGCGATACATTATTGCCACAGTGTAGGAAGCACAAGGACCTTTATGGTCTCAATGGTGGGTTCTGATGGAACAAAAGTTAATGCAGTATCAGAGTGTCATGAGGATACTGCACCCATGAACCCTAAGGCATTGCCTTTTCAATTGCTCAACGTTAAGCCAGGAGATAAACCTATTTGCCATTTCATATTGGATGATCAGATTGCCTTAGTTCCTTCTCAAGACGCAACTCAAGTGGCTGAAAACTAA